The stretch of DNA TACTTTCTTTTAATGTTACTTCTGTTAAACTTTCTATAAGTTTTGAGATAAACTTAATATCCTGTATTAAAATATCCTTATTTATTTTTCCTGATCCCTGGCTTCCGAATCCAAAAAGCACTCTACTTACTTCTTCCCCATTTTGGTTATATAAGTCGTTTAATTTGCTCCATGCAATTTCTCTAATTTCAAGAACATCTGGAGTACACTCTAAAGTTATGTCATAGAACTTAAAAGTTTTTCTATCTGACATTTCAGTAATATGATGACTGAACTTCAAATAGTAATCAATTAGCTTAATCAATAGCATTTCAAAAACAATTGATTTTTCTTGGTCATAATAAATTATTAGCAAATTCATTAAATCTTTTTGTATGATGAAATTTTGTCTTTCAGAAATTTCTTTGAAGCCAAAAGCTTGCGTTAAAACAGAATAGACAGAAGAAAATTCAGTAGGTTTTTTTTGCAGATAATTCATTATTAACTCTAGCGATTCATTATAATACTTAGTTTGACCGAAGTTAGAAAGTGTAGAAAGAATTTCTGAACGGCTAGAAGTTTGCTTAGAGATATCATAATTTATTTGATTATCCTCTTCCTTAGGCAGCTGATCAATTTTCTCTTGTATATAAACAAGAGTTTCTACTTCTAATGCAAACCAAAAAGTGTATAAAAAATCTTCTAATTTATCATCTGATTTTTCTTTTAAATCTTGATAGACTTTTATGATTTCCTCTTTTATTAATTCATAATTTTCATTTTGATAATAATATGAAAAAACACCGTTTAAGTTTTCAATAATTCTATTTTTTAGTTTTGGAAAATATGTTTCTATCAATTCTGAATATCTTAAGAGGTTTTTATCAAAAATAGCTAGATAAAAAATATATGTACTCAAGATTTGATCAGATACTTTAGCTACTTCTCCCTCATAGATATCCAGTATCTCCATTGAATGTAGCTTTTCAGTCATTCTTAGAAAATCAATTTTTTCTGAACTTGCTAATTGAGCCATTAAAATTAAATTTTCATCATCCTTAAGATTTACGACCGTTAAAAAACTATATATAGCAGCAGTTCTAAGAAGTCCATTATTTTCTAATTCGCTTTCAAAATCAGTTTTTATACCTTTGTAATACTCTTCCACTAGCTCTGTAACGTTACCTATACTTTCTAAAGTATTTTCTCTTATCGCAGTCTCGCAAGCCATAATAGCTAACCTAGCATTTCCTTTAGAAATCTTACATATTCTCTCTATATATAAGTGATTTTTTATATCATATTCTTCTTTACATAAAGTTTCTATGTCTTTATCTTGTAAGATATCAATTTTAATTAAATGAATATTAAGTTTCGATATCTTGTCTAAGATCTTTCTTTCTGCATATTCTCTTACAGACACAATTAATTTGAACTCAATTCCTTCTTCTTCTAAACCTAAATAATCTAATATTAAATTTAACTGAGTTAATTGGTTAACATCGTCAATAAACAATAAATATTTTCCAGGGTTGCTAAAGTGTAATTTTAAGTCTGAATACAAATTTTGACCATTATTTCTAAGACATTTAATTTCATATTCAAGGTTGGTTTCTTTAAATCTTCTAATGCATTCTAAAGCTAATCTAGTTTTCCCAACTCCAGGTTTTCCTGACAATATAGTGATTTGATTCCTATTTACCGATTCTATAATTAAATCTATTTCTGAATCTCTTGCATACAAAGTGGTATTTAGTGTCGTTGCTAATTTACCTCGATTATAAACTTTTACAAAATCATCAATATCTAAAATTTGCTCTGTATCTAAAGTTATATTTAAAAAATCAGATGCTATTGAAGGAAAATCGAAAATTTTAAAAGAAATAGCATCAACTGTTAGTAACTCTAGTCTTATATTATAGTTACTAACTTTTGCAGTTAACTTACTAATTTCTTCTGTAGAAAGCCTTCCTGTACAGCAACAGATAATTTTTTCAATTTCATTAAGTGGAATATTTGTTTTTGATTCATCCAAACATTTTTCCAAATCATCTTCAAACTTCTTATAAAGATTACTTTTTTGTACGGTGTATTCAATAAAAATATATTTACTTTCTGCTGATTTTATTAATGTATCTGGTGTTCCAGTTTTTGTATTATTATTTCCTATAACAGATCCAATAGAATAGACTTCCCCATTGATTGTCTTAGAAAAATAAACATCCATCATTTTTTGAAACTCTCCACCATTTAATTCATGAATTTTATTTTGAATTTCATTTATTTTAGACAATTACTATCCCTCTATTCTAAACATTTATATTTTGTTTATTCGATATTAAATACAAAAAACCTCATTTATTTATGATATGGTTCACCCCTATTAATCCGAAAACTACGATAAACCTGCTCAATCAATACCAACCGCATTAACTGATGTGGAAATGTCATCTTGGAAAACGACAATGCTAAATCACTTCGCCGCTGCACGTCCTGACTTATCCCAAGTGATCCACCAATCACAAATACGACTTTGCTTTTCCCGTACGTCGCAAGCTCGTCCAGCTTCTTCGCTAGCTGTTCAGACCCTAGCATTTTCCCTTCAATCTCCAAAGTAATCACAAACGCATCGGGTGCGATAGAAGATAGAATTCGTTCGCCCTCTTTGCGCTTGACCTCTTTCATTTCCGCCTCGCTCATGGTTTCTGGTGCTTTTTCATCTGCTACCTCGATTATCGACACTTTCGCGTATGCATTTAAACGTTTTTTATATTCATCAATTCCTTGCTTCAAGTACTTTTCCTTTAATTTACCTACCGATACAATCGTTATATTCATACAAATCTTCCTTTTCGACGCATGTTTTCCTTTAGTTTACCATATGACAATCAAATAATAATTCTATTCACCTTTTAAGATAATACTATAATTCCCTACCCAGCAAGAAAATTTGTATTTGCATTTAATCGAATTGTTAATTACAATGTAATTGATCAATAAATAACTAAAAGTAGGTGTATGGTATGGTTAGGTCAAGCAAAGAAAATCGGAAAGAAGAAATCCTTGAAGCAGGATTAGAAGTATTCGCAAAAAGAGGTTATCATAACACAACTACCGCACATGTTGCAGAAAAAGCGGGCATATCCCAACCATATGTATTTAGATTTTTTAAGACAAAGGAAAAATTGTTTATTGCAGCTTTAGATCGAGCATTTGAAAGGATTCTTCTGGCTTTTAAAAATGTCCATTCGAGTCCGGAACAGCTCGTTGATAAAATGATTGAAGCATATGAAGAACTTTCAGAATTGCACCCTAATGAAATTGCACTACAGGTGATAGGAATTTCGGTAACAGAAGAAGCTATACGAAATGCAACAAAAAAAGGATTATCCAACATTCAAAACTACACTCTAGAACGATTTAAAGACGCTGGAATAGAAAATGTGGAGAGTGAAGTTACGACGTTCTTAGCAAGAGGAATGTTATGCAATATTTCTTATTTCTTAGACCTTCCAGAGCTTATAGCAAAAAATAAATAATCAAAACTCGATTATTTATTTTTTGCGATTTTAGTTATTGATTAATCACTTACTAATGTGAGGAGCTGAAGAGATGAAACTAAACAAAATCGACTTTGTTTTTATTGGAATAATGGTCATTAGTATCAATAGTTGGTGGAATTAATGCTTATTTTCAACATTTTAAAAAGGAGGTGATACAGATGAAGGAGAATAATAAAGAAAATTCTATTTCCTCATTATCCATAGTATTAAGTATAGTAACTATTATCATTGTATTGTTCACTTTTTGGGATTAAACAACAAATTGCATACTTACAATGTGATAATTTAAAAGAATTGTACAATAATCAAAGGGTTTAAATTAATTCTAATTATTTTTTTGTGTTCTTTGTTATTGATTAATCACTAACTAAAGGAGTGTTATAAATGAAAACAGCGATTGTACTAGGAGCAACTGGTGGTTCAGGACAAGTTATGGTTTCAGAATTATTGAATAGAGGGGGCGAAGTTATTGCTTTTGGACGTTCTCAACGTAAACTGAAAGCATTAATAAAAGAACATGATAATAATCCAAAATTAACTTATGCACTGGGAGATATATTTGATTATCAAACAATTATAGAGGCTGCAAAAGATGTGGATGTTATTTTTCAATGTGCAAATGTTAAATATCAAGAGATGAAAACCAAACTCTTGCCGCTTGGGGAAAGTGTAATGAAAGCAGCAGATGCTTTAGGGAAACATATTGTTCTTGTAGATGGTATTTATGTGTATGGACATCAAGTCGCTAAAGGGGATGAAGCTCATCCACATCAACCCCATACGAAAAAAGGCAAACTTAGAGTCGAATTCGAACAATTAATATTCAACAGCAAATGGAAAAATGCCAAAGCATTGATTGTTAGGTTGCCTGATTATTATGGCCCTACATCACAAAATTCTTACCTGCAACCGACACTGGAAGGAATTGCAGCCAATAAGACATCGATTTTTATAGGCAATTTGAAAACTCCTCGTGAATACGTCTATTTACCCGATGCGGCTAGAATGATTGTAACTATAGCTGAAAAGGACGATTCGTACGGAGAGAACTGGAACATACCTGGAGCAGGATTGATCTCCGGGAAAGAAATAATCAAAATCTCTCGTCAAATAACTGGCAATCAAAAAATGGTTATCCCACTAACTAAAAGTACAATTCGTTTTATTGGTTTATTTGATGAATTTATGAGAGAAATTGTTGAGATAATGTACCTTACTAAAGAAGGATTTATCCTAAGTGGAGAAAAATATGAAAAACGAATCGGTACCATTCCAAAAACGCCTTTTAAAGAAGGTCTTAGAGAAACATTACGTGTATTAATGGCCAAAGAAAAATAGATAACATCTGCGTTTTAGGCAATGAAACAGATAGAGCTTGGAGATCTTATGAAGAAAGATACAACTAAAGCAATCTTTCATGTTGTGTCTTTCTTCGATTTTGTAATTCCTTAGCTACAAAAGGTCCCGAGTAATTATTCTTATACACTACTAATGAGGTTCAGACAAAAACTCCCAACTTATAAATAGAAAAATTAAACCTAGAAACTATTACTTTTCTTCCAACTGATCGGTAATCAGCATATGTCCCGGAGCATGGGCAATCATAATCGGCGGCTTAACATTCAATCCAACATTCTGCGGTGTGACACCACATGCCCAAAAGACAGGAGTCCTTTTCTTCTTATCAAAAGAAATACTTTCCCCATAATCCGGATTATCGATATCTTTGATACCAATTTCTTCAGGATTACCAATGTGAACCGGAGATCCGTGAGACGTCTCAAAACGTTCCGTAATCTTCACCGCTTTATCGATCTCCTCTGGCTCCAATGCCCGCATGCTCACAACCATATTCCCTTCAAAGCGCCCGGCTTTTTCACAAGGAATATTGGTCTTGTACATCGGCACGACCCGCTCCTGTTCCTGATGAAGAAGTCGAATGCCATTCTCTATTAACGCCTTTTCAAACGTGAAGCTGCAGCCAATAAGAAACGTAACAAAATCCGCTCTCCATTTGTCTTTAATATCTGTAACTTCTTTATCCAATTGACCGTTACGATAGATTCGATATTTAGGCAAATCGGTACGAATGTCTGCATCAGCTATCTGCGGGGTTGTCACACCTTCTTCAAGCACATCGATAATCGGGCATGACTTCGGATTACGCTGACAGAACAATAAAAATTCAAACGCATATTCTTTTGGCAAAATAATCATGTTGGCTTGCAAATAATTATCACACATACCAGACGTTGTACCTGTGTACTGTTTAGAACGAAACGACTCACGCTGTTGCTTTGGATGCATTGTAATCTCCTCCTATGTATACGAAGCTTACTTTATCTATTAGTTTATTCGCTAGATGAATCGATTGTCTAGAACTTGTTACATATTCTCCATTGCCAAAATACAAGATTTCCTGTGGTATTTTTACGCATAGCCTATATAATGAGTAACAAATAAACAAAGAAGAGGTGATCTATTTGCTTACTTTTCTAGAAAACGTAAAAGATCTCGCTTGGTTATTCATAATTTTATCTAGTTTTGTTTATTATAGGCAACTAAAATCAATGAAAAGAGAAAGAAAGCTTACTGCGATTGAAACTACAATATATGTTATTACGATGATTGCACTGCCTACTTACGCAACTTTATATCTACTATTTCTTCTAGGAACATAAAATAACAAAAAGGAATCGTTAGTAAGATGTAGAACTTAGTATATAGGTTCTATTGTGTTTTTTGCAAAGACCGTTTTAAAAATAAAGGAGGATTGCATGAGAATAAAATATGCAACGATGGGGATTCTTACAGGTATATTTATAATCGCATTTTTAAGATGGATTGGTGTGCCCATCTCAGCATTTAACGTATTTTCGTTATTAGGCGATCCCTCTCCGCTAAAATCAATACTCGTTGTTATTTTCTTATTGGCACTTATATATTTCCTGTTCAAGAAACCCACTACGAATCGAGGAGGGAATTATGAAGAAAATTAAAGATGAACGGCTAATCATTAAAATTTGAAAAATATTCGAGTTGCTTTTCTTGTTCAGACGATTGGAATCATCTCGATCTTAATGTATGATATGATGTGATAACGTTAGGATTATCGGAGGCTGGCAGAAGTACACTGTGGATTTAATTTGTTATTACTGTAGTGGTGTTCAACTTTATAAATATAGGAGTATCCATGGATGTCTACGATGATACCAAAAAGCCAAAAAAACCATTTCCATATTATCTAACTGTGACGATTATCGCTTTTATCGGGATCGTCGTCGGACTGCTCCAACTGCTCTACAGTGGTAAAATTTCTGACGCTATTATTGTAGGTAGTGTAATATTTATTTGCGCCCTCGTACCCTTTACGTATGCCCATTACCTACGAAAATAACGTACAGAACAACTTGATAAATAAATGCTGCACACTATTTTTAAATTACGACAACATAAGCGAATCACAGCTTTTTTTGTTTATCGAACTTTTCTATTCACCAATTCTATCGCAATTCTCTGTTTTTTTGGGTAATAGAGACTTTCTATTACCCAATTCTCTCGCGATTCTCTGCTCTTTTGGGCAATAGAGACCTTCTATTCACCAATTCTATCGCGATTCTCTGCTCTTTTGGTCAATAGAGACCTTCTATTCACCAATTCTCTCGCAATTCTCTGCTCTTTTGGGTAATAGAGGCCTTCTATTCACCAATTCTCTTGCGATTCTCCGCTCTTTTGGGCAATAGAGACCTTCTATTCACCAATTCTCTCGCTTTTCACAGCTCTTTTGGGTAATAGAGCTCTTCTATTCACCAATTCTATCGCTTTTCACAGCTCTTTTGGGTAATAGAGCTCTTCTATTCACCAATTCTATCGCTTTTCACAGCTTTTTTGGGTAATAGAGCTCTTCTATTCACCAATTCTATCGCTTTTCCCAGCTCTTTTGGGCAATAGAGCACGGTCGACAGTCGTCGCCTAGCAATCGTTTGCACGCGCCCCACGTCACGCCCCCAAACCGACAAAGAAATCCCGATCAACGCGCCGCGACTACAATCCTACAATCAAACACCCCCACGCAGGTCTGTCTCCTTAGCAATATCATCTACTGCCTTTAATATACGGTACACCGTTTGCTCGCGGTGCGTCCGCTCTTCCGATAAATCCAGCTAGTGCTAATATCGTTAATACGTATGGCGCGATCAGAAGTAGTACTTGTGGGACATTTTCTAGGAATGGCACACCGGAACTTACTACACTCAAGCTTTGCGCTAATCCGAAGAACAACGCTGCTCCCATTGCTCCGAGTGGATGCCACTTTCCAAAGATGACGGCCGCCAAAGCCATGAATCCTTGCCCAACAATGGTTACGCTGGAGAAGTTCGATGCAATGGTTAGTGCGAATACTGAACCACCTAATCCGCCCAACACCCCAGAAAGTATTACCGCTACATAGCGCATTCTTTCAACTTTTATTCCATTTGTATCGGCTGCCATTGGATGTTCTCCGACTGCACGAAGGCGTAGGCCAAATGGCGTCTTATATAAGACATACCATGCGACGAACGCGAGAATAATTGCCAAGTAAGATGTTACATATACACCTTGGAAAAAGATTGGTCCAATAACGGGAATCTTTTCAAGTATGGCTATATCTGTTGTGTAAAATGGTTGGCTGACCATATCGGTTTGCCCTTTATCATACCAAACCTTCGTCAAGTACACCCCAACACCGAGCGCAAGCATGTTAATGGCTACTCCACTAACTACCTGATTCGCGTGAAATGTAACTGATGCTACTGCATGGATGATAGAGAATATTCCACCGATTACCATTGCAACAACAATCGATACCCATGGAGTCCACGTTCCAAATACATCGGCAAACGTAAGGTTAAATACGATCCCAACGAACGCACCCATCACCATTAAACCCTCTAATCCAATGTTTACGACACCGGATCGCTCACTGAATACTCCGCCTAGCGCTGTTAAAATAAGAGGTGCTGAATAAAATAGAACCGTTGGAACAATGGATTGTAAAATATCTAGCATCTATTTTTCCTCCTTTTTAAAGCGAAGTACTGCCCAGCGAATAATATAACTTGATGCTACAAAGAAAATAATTAATGCAATAATAATATCTACTAATTCGGTCGGTACTCCTGCAGCTGTCGGCATTTCTCCGGCACCTTCTTTTAATGCTCCGAAAAGAATGGCAGCTAATACAACTCCAATCGCATTGTTCGATCCAAGTAATGCTACTGCTATCCCGTCAAATCCGAGATTGGTAAATCCAGCCATCACGGATATGGTACCGTATGTTCCCAGTCCTTCCATAGCTCCTGCTAGTCCTGCAAATGCTCCACCAATCACCATAGATAGAATGATATTTTTACTTACATTCATCCCAGCATAATTCGAAGCATGAAGATTGTACCCAACCGATTTCAATTCATACCCATAACTTGTCCGCTCGATAATAAACCACATGATAAATGCTGCGAGCAGCGCAATCAGAATACCATAGTGAACTCGAGAGTAAAAAGTAATGCCCTGTAACCATTCCGATGCTAAAGAAGCTGTTCCTGCAATCGATTCTGTGGTTGTATTTTGATCGGTTAAGACACTTCGTATAATTTCATTTGTGATAAACAACGCAATATAGTTCATCATAATCGTGATGATTACTTCATGTACTCCTAGTTTTGCTTTTAACAAACCAGGTAAGAAACCCCATAAACTACCAGCTAATGCACCAGCAATAATTGCAAGCGGCAGATGGACAATCATCGGTGCATCGATGGCTAGTCCAACCCAGACAGCAGCGAGCCAGCCAACAATTACTTGTCCCTCGGCACCAATATTAAATAGTCCAGTTTTAAATGCAAAAGCAACCGCAAGCCCTGTTAAGATTAATGGTGTTGTTCTGCGAATTGTTTCGCCAATCGTATAGGCATCGCCAAACGCACCATTCCATAACGCGGTATATCCTTGAATCGGATCGTGGCCGGATAACAGCATGATGACAGCTCCTGCCAGTAAACCGATAATAACCGAAATAATCGGTACTAATAATCCGAATAATTTATTGTTTGATGTCATTCGCTTGTCTCACCTGCCTTGTCCACTTTGCTTCCTGCCATTAACAGACCAAGCTCTTGTTCGTTTGTGTCTTCTGGTTTCACATCGGCGACAATCTTGCCATCAAACATCACGGCAATACGGTCGCTGACATTCATAATTTCATCCAATTCAAAGGAAACAAGAAGGATTGCACGTCCTTTATCCCGTTCTTCGATCAATTTCTTATGGATAAACTCAATCGCACCCACATCCAGACCTCTCGTTGGCTGTGCAGCAATTAATAATGCCGGCGAACGATCAACTTCACGTCCAATTATTGCTTTTTGCTGATTTCCACCAGATAATGCTCTTGCTTTTGTATACACACTCGGTGTACGTACATCGTAATCCTCGATAATGCTTGTCGCCTTTTCAAATATCGCCTTATAATTCAAGACTTTCGCTTTCGAGAACGGTTTTTGATAGTACGTTTGCAAGACAATATTTTCACCAATCGAATAATCCAATACAAGTCCATATTTATGACGATCCTGCGGAATATGCCCAATACCGCTTTCGGTGATTTTTCTTGGAGATAGATTTGCAATTTCTTTATTATGTAATTGGATCGACCCTGATTTTGTTTTTCGCAGTCCCGTAATTGCCTCTATTAATTCCGATTGTCCATTGCCATCTACACCGGCAATCCCAACAATTTCTCCAGCACGAATTGTTAAATCAAGCCCTTTTACCAAATCTACTTTTCTAGCATCTCGTACAAAGAGATTGTTAATTTCAAGAACATTTTCTTTCGGCTGTGAAGGCGTTTTTTCTGTTTTAAAATTCACTTCACGTCCAACCATTAACGATGCTAATTCGGTTGTGTTGGTATCTGCCACAGTAACAGTCCCAATCCCTTTTCCTTTACGAATAACGGTGCAACGATCGCATACTTCCATAATTTCTTTCAGTTTATGTGTAATGAGAATAATCGATTTTCCTTCTTTAATAAGCGCCCGCATAATCACGATCAGTTCATTAATTTCTTGTGGTGTTAATACTGCCGTTGGCTC from Oceanobacillus iheyensis HTE831 encodes:
- a CDS encoding ATP-binding protein, translating into MSKINEIQNKIHELNGGEFQKMMDVYFSKTINGEVYSIGSVIGNNNTKTGTPDTLIKSAESKYIFIEYTVQKSNLYKKFEDDLEKCLDESKTNIPLNEIEKIICCCTGRLSTEEISKLTAKVSNYNIRLELLTVDAISFKIFDFPSIASDFLNITLDTEQILDIDDFVKVYNRGKLATTLNTTLYARDSEIDLIIESVNRNQITILSGKPGVGKTRLALECIRRFKETNLEYEIKCLRNNGQNLYSDLKLHFSNPGKYLLFIDDVNQLTQLNLILDYLGLEEEGIEFKLIVSVREYAERKILDKISKLNIHLIKIDILQDKDIETLCKEEYDIKNHLYIERICKISKGNARLAIMACETAIRENTLESIGNVTELVEEYYKGIKTDFESELENNGLLRTAAIYSFLTVVNLKDDENLILMAQLASSEKIDFLRMTEKLHSMEILDIYEGEVAKVSDQILSTYIFYLAIFDKNLLRYSELIETYFPKLKNRIIENLNGVFSYYYQNENYELIKEEIIKVYQDLKEKSDDKLEDFLYTFWFALEVETLVYIQEKIDQLPKEEDNQINYDISKQTSSRSEILSTLSNFGQTKYYNESLELIMNYLQKKPTEFSSVYSVLTQAFGFKEISERQNFIIQKDLMNLLIIYYDQEKSIVFEMLLIKLIDYYLKFSHHITEMSDRKTFKFYDITLECTPDVLEIREIAWSKLNDLYNQNGEEVSRVLFGFGSQGSGKINKDILIQDIKFISKLIESLTEVTLKESIIFNRINDFLLKQDLELESYLRDKLSSEKYKVYKILAQDTFRPNYRERVLEKKQMLVDMAKGFDTQEFNVVFQILDSIVDNDIFHNEINPIFNSFGTLLENAKEDLMVNIIRTYISRDYHVNLYPIPIINKLRSTIDDNDIVMLLSENKFYGQSYWIYCFLRVISEEKPNLDNLNKIYDYFNEDQIEMTGYLIDLDFLKSYLEIDEDVFVNVTKSTLRHKDITIQRTLSNLFNPFSEINKELFFLFRNNLNTLKSAYLKLLEIDSNIDEELLILKQFIDFDINIIEHFLEQTLKSQNKTLRDIDLSFIWEGDNWQLILDRVISLIFNQSKSNFYDTVSIITNLLLGPKEEVTIERRDSWLREKISLWSFDEENITLLFYAIASFNKENKAKYIVHLLESNDSFDLFCKIPLSPPFFSWSGSEVPVLEEKIELLKLIDKSLTGIKLLRHKRWIQANIEGYKERIKKVKIKEYMEDY
- the rlmH gene encoding 23S rRNA (pseudouridine(1915)-N(3))-methyltransferase RlmH — encoded protein: MNITIVSVGKLKEKYLKQGIDEYKKRLNAYAKVSIIEVADEKAPETMSEAEMKEVKRKEGERILSSIAPDAFVITLEIEGKMLGSEQLAKKLDELATYGKSKVVFVIGGSLGISQDVQRRSDLALSFSKMTFPHQLMRLVLIEQVYRSFRINRGEPYHK
- a CDS encoding TetR/AcrR family transcriptional regulator, yielding MVRSSKENRKEEILEAGLEVFAKRGYHNTTTAHVAEKAGISQPYVFRFFKTKEKLFIAALDRAFERILLAFKNVHSSPEQLVDKMIEAYEELSELHPNEIALQVIGISVTEEAIRNATKKGLSNIQNYTLERFKDAGIENVESEVTTFLARGMLCNISYFLDLPELIAKNK
- a CDS encoding SDR family oxidoreductase, translated to MKTAIVLGATGGSGQVMVSELLNRGGEVIAFGRSQRKLKALIKEHDNNPKLTYALGDIFDYQTIIEAAKDVDVIFQCANVKYQEMKTKLLPLGESVMKAADALGKHIVLVDGIYVYGHQVAKGDEAHPHQPHTKKGKLRVEFEQLIFNSKWKNAKALIVRLPDYYGPTSQNSYLQPTLEGIAANKTSIFIGNLKTPREYVYLPDAARMIVTIAEKDDSYGENWNIPGAGLISGKEIIKISRQITGNQKMVIPLTKSTIRFIGLFDEFMREIVEIMYLTKEGFILSGEKYEKRIGTIPKTPFKEGLRETLRVLMAKEK
- a CDS encoding putative hydro-lyase, whose product is MHPKQQRESFRSKQYTGTTSGMCDNYLQANMIILPKEYAFEFLLFCQRNPKSCPIIDVLEEGVTTPQIADADIRTDLPKYRIYRNGQLDKEVTDIKDKWRADFVTFLIGCSFTFEKALIENGIRLLHQEQERVVPMYKTNIPCEKAGRFEGNMVVSMRALEPEEIDKAVKITERFETSHGSPVHIGNPEEIGIKDIDNPDYGESISFDKKKRTPVFWACGVTPQNVGLNVKPPIMIAHAPGHMLITDQLEEK
- a CDS encoding ABC transporter permease — its product is MLDILQSIVPTVLFYSAPLILTALGGVFSERSGVVNIGLEGLMVMGAFVGIVFNLTFADVFGTWTPWVSIVVAMVIGGIFSIIHAVASVTFHANQVVSGVAINMLALGVGVYLTKVWYDKGQTDMVSQPFYTTDIAILEKIPVIGPIFFQGVYVTSYLAIILAFVAWYVLYKTPFGLRLRAVGEHPMAADTNGIKVERMRYVAVILSGVLGGLGGSVFALTIASNFSSVTIVGQGFMALAAVIFGKWHPLGAMGAALFFGLAQSLSVVSSGVPFLENVPQVLLLIAPYVLTILALAGFIGRADAPRANGVPYIKGSR
- a CDS encoding ABC transporter permease, which produces MTSNNKLFGLLVPIISVIIGLLAGAVIMLLSGHDPIQGYTALWNGAFGDAYTIGETIRRTTPLILTGLAVAFAFKTGLFNIGAEGQVIVGWLAAVWVGLAIDAPMIVHLPLAIIAGALAGSLWGFLPGLLKAKLGVHEVIITIMMNYIALFITNEIIRSVLTDQNTTTESIAGTASLASEWLQGITFYSRVHYGILIALLAAFIMWFIIERTSYGYELKSVGYNLHASNYAGMNVSKNIILSMVIGGAFAGLAGAMEGLGTYGTISVMAGFTNLGFDGIAVALLGSNNAIGVVLAAILFGALKEGAGEMPTAAGVPTELVDIIIALIIFFVASSYIIRWAVLRFKKEEK
- a CDS encoding ABC transporter ATP-binding protein, translated to MDYAIEMLNIRKEFPGIVANDNITVQVEKGEIHALLGENGAGKSTLMNVLFGLYQPEKGEIRVNGKTANITNPNIANNLGIGMVHQHFMLVEPFTVTQNIVLGSEPTNKFGKIDLSKARQEIQALSDQYGLRVDPDAKISDISVGMQQRVEILKTLYRGAEVLIFDEPTAVLTPQEINELIVIMRALIKEGKSIILITHKLKEIMEVCDRCTVIRKGKGIGTVTVADTNTTELASLMVGREVNFKTEKTPSQPKENVLEINNLFVRDARKVDLVKGLDLTIRAGEIVGIAGVDGNGQSELIEAITGLRKTKSGSIQLHNKEIANLSPRKITESGIGHIPQDRHKYGLVLDYSIGENIVLQTYYQKPFSKAKVLNYKAIFEKATSIIEDYDVRTPSVYTKARALSGGNQQKAIIGREVDRSPALLIAAQPTRGLDVGAIEFIHKKLIEERDKGRAILLVSFELDEIMNVSDRIAVMFDGKIVADVKPEDTNEQELGLLMAGSKVDKAGETSE